GGGCGTGCATGCCCGAGTCCAGGTGCTCGCCGTCCGGCACGGAGAGGAGGACGGCGTCCCTGGTGTCCGTGGACACGGCCAGGGGGGCCGGGCCGCCCGGGATGAGCCGGGCCGCGGCCACTGTCTCGCGGTCGTAGGTGCCGGGCATGCCGGAGCAGAAGATGATCACGAGCAGGGGCCGGTCTTCGTCGTCGTAGGCCACCAGATCCGCGACCCGGCAGTATTCGCGGTCGTCGATGGGAAAGCGCACCCCGATCTTCGAGCGCAACCGCTCGCGCGGGTAGCCGAGTTCCTCGACCAGCATACGCGCCAGGGCTTGGCGCACCTCCTCGTAGGTGGTGCTCGGCACGTCCTCGCCGCTCAGGTAGTCGCGAATGGTTCCGCCAAGGGATATCTCGTGCATGTCGGCTCCGGCATCCGTGTTTCCGCCATGCTAGCGCGCCCCACGGCCCGCGACAAGCCCGACCGGAGACGGCTGACGAAACGAAGACGACGGGCCCATGTCCAACACATCTCCCCTCCCTCGATACCAGCCGGAAGCCCCAAGTCCGCCCTCCAGAGACAACCCGCCCCCCAAGGCCGCTCAAAGAGCGCCGGATGCAAGGAGCAAGAAAAAATCGAGTCCGACGCGTATTCCCCATACGCGAGGGCTCGATTTTCTCGCGGCGACGCCGCAGACGACGCTCTTTCAGCGGCCCGCACGAAAAGCCTTCTCCGGGCCCCCTGCAGGGGCCCGGAGAAGGCGAAGACTAGCCGAAGATGCGGTAGTTGAAGAAGCCGCGCAGCACGTAGTCGATGCCCACGTAGAGCGCGAGGACGATGAAGAGGCGCTTGAGCCAGATGTCGGAGAAGTACTTGGAGGTGCGCGGGCCGATGAGCGAGCCCACGAAGATGCCGACCAGCTCGATGCCGACCATGCCGAAGTCGATGGGCGTGCCCTTGGTCATGAGGGTGGCGATGGACGTGATCATGGAGATGAGCACGGCCAGGGCCGAGGTGCCCGCGGCGATGTACATGGGCAGCTGGGTCACGGAGGTCAGGAAGGGCACGATCATGAAGCCGCCGCCCACGCCCAGGAAGGCGGAGATGGCGGAGATGACGATGCCGCCGAGAACCGGCAGGAGCGGGTTGAAGTCGAACTCCACGCCGAAGAAGGTGAACACGCAGCGCGACAGGGAGAAGGACTTCACGCGCACGCCCTGCGCGGCCATGTCCACCTTGCCGCCCGCCTTCTGCTCCTTCATGCTCGCCTCGAAGGCCTTGGCCGCCTCCTTGGCCTTCTTCTTGGACGCCTGGCCCGCGGGGGAGGTCTCCCAGAAGAGGTAGCAGCCGAGCACCAGGACGAAGAGGCCGAAGTAGCCCTGGTACTGCGAGAAGGAGAGCTTGCCCGCGGAGAGCATGTTCGAGCCCCAGGCGCCGAGCAGCGAGCCCGCGCCGAGCGTCAGGCCGAGCGGCAGCACCAGGCGGCCCATCTTGTAGTAGTTGATGGACGAGATGAGGGCCGAGAGGCCGACCAGATACTGGTTCGAGGCGCGGATCGAGTCGGTCAGCATCTTGTTCAGTGTGGGCGCGGTCTTCTTGAAGGTCTTGGCGTAGTTGCCCAGGCCGTAGACCGAGATGTGGCCGACGCCGGCCATGACGCCGCCGAAGGCGCCGACCGTGGAGAAGATCCAGCCCACCCACACGGCCCAGAACAGGGCCACGATGCTGTTCACCGTGGGCGCGCCCGCGATGCCCAGGAACCCGGCGGCCTTGGTGGGATCGATCTGCCCGGGCTCCGTGCCCTGCGGCGCCTGGGCGATGGCATCGGCCAGGCCGCCCGCGTGCGCGGTGGCCGCGGCCAGGAGAAGGACCGCCAGGGCGGCCAGGGCCGAGAAAAGCACTACCTTCCGCTTCATACGCAAAACTCCGTCGTTGAGGTTTGCTGCGATCCGTTGCGCGGCCTCACATGCCGCCTGGTCCGCCCGTCTCACCGCATGGCCTCGCGCCCGAGAGCCCGGGACCATGCGGCAAGGGAGCGGCTGCCGAGCGGCACCACGCGTCACGGATCGCGTCCGCCGATGACCACGACGGCGCGCCTTCGGTTCTCGGATTCCCGCGGCCGGTGCTTCGGCCCGGGAGCCTCGTTGCGACGGGCGCACCCGGCGGGAAGGGCTCTGCCCTTCGCGGCGACGCGCGTCCGTCCCTG
The DNA window shown above is from Desulfovibrio sp. X2 and carries:
- a CDS encoding sulfite exporter TauE/SafE family protein: MKRKVVLFSALAALAVLLLAAATAHAGGLADAIAQAPQGTEPGQIDPTKAAGFLGIAGAPTVNSIVALFWAVWVGWIFSTVGAFGGVMAGVGHISVYGLGNYAKTFKKTAPTLNKMLTDSIRASNQYLVGLSALISSINYYKMGRLVLPLGLTLGAGSLLGAWGSNMLSAGKLSFSQYQGYFGLFVLVLGCYLFWETSPAGQASKKKAKEAAKAFEASMKEQKAGGKVDMAAQGVRVKSFSLSRCVFTFFGVEFDFNPLLPVLGGIVISAISAFLGVGGGFMIVPFLTSVTQLPMYIAAGTSALAVLISMITSIATLMTKGTPIDFGMVGIELVGIFVGSLIGPRTSKYFSDIWLKRLFIVLALYVGIDYVLRGFFNYRIFG
- a CDS encoding type I restriction enzyme HsdR N-terminal domain-containing protein; protein product: MHEISLGGTIRDYLSGEDVPSTTYEEVRQALARMLVEELGYPRERLRSKIGVRFPIDDREYCRVADLVAYDDEDRPLLVIIFCSGMPGTYDRETVAAARLIPGGPAPLAVSTDTRDAVLLSVPDGEHLDSGMHALPRWKDLPALAEGRRMEPLSGNRLLRERRILFAYSEFLTSCCEGTCCPIPGR